In Streptomyces liangshanensis, the DNA window TCGTCCACTCCCACTACTGGCTGTCCGGGCACGTCGGCTGGCTCGCCTCCGAACGCTGGGGCGTCCCCCTCGTCCACGCCATGCACACCATGGCCAAGGTGAAGAACGCCGCGCTCGCGGACGGCGACACGCCCGAGCCCGCGGCCCGGGTCATCGGCGAGACGCAGATCGTGCGCGCCGCCGACCGGCTGATCGCCAACACGGCGGAGGAGGCCGACGACCTCGTCCGCTTCTACGACGCGGACCCCGCGAAGGCCGCCGTCGTGCACCCCGGCGTGAACCTCGACTGTTTCTCGCCCGCCGACGGCCGCGCCGCCGCCCGCGCCCGCCTCGGGCTGCCGCAGGACGCGTTCGTGCCGCTCTTCGCCGGCCGCATCCAGCCGCTGAAGGCCCCCGACGTGCTGTTGCGCGCCGTCGCCGTCCTCCTGGACCAGGACCCCTCCCTCCGTACGCGGCTGGTCGTACCGGTCGTCGGCGGGCCCAGCGGTACGGGTCTGGCCAGGCCGGAGGGCCTCCAGAAGCTCGCCGCGCGGCTGGGGATCGCCGACGTGGTGCGGTTCCGGCCGCCGGTCGGGCAGGAGCAGCTGGCGGACTGGTTCCGCGCGGCGTCCGTCCTGGTCATGCCCTCGTACAGCGAGTCCTTCGGTCTGGTCGCCATAGAGGCGCAGGCGGCGGGCACGCCCGTGGTGGCGGCGGCCGTGGGCGGTCTTCCGGTGGCGGTACGGGACGGGTCGACCGGCTTCCTCGTACCGGGGCACGATCCGGCGGCGTACGCGCGGGTGCTGCGCGAGTTCGTGGACCACCCGCAGCTCGTGGACCGGATGGGCGCGGCGGCGACCCGGCACGCGCAGTCCTTCGGCTGGGACACGGCGGCGTCGGCGACGGCGGAGGTCTACACGGGGGCGGTCGCGGATCACCGGCGGCGGGGGCGCGTGCATCACGGGTGAGCCGGGACGGGGCCACCGGCGGCGGGGGAGCCGCTGACGTACATTCGGACCATGGCTGACGCATCGCGGACCCACGGATCGCGGACCCCGTCCGAGCAGCACGCCGCCCAGGTCATCGAGCGGCTGCTCGGCGGCGCGGACCTGGCGTGGGAGAGCCCGGACCCCGGGACGTACGTCGTCACCCTCCCCGGCACGCGCAAGCTCTCCACCACCTGTTCCCTGCGCGTCGGCCGGCACGCGCTGTCCGTGAACGCCTTCGTGATCCGGCACCCCGACGAGAACGACGAGGCCGTGCACCGCTGGCTGCTGGAGCGCAATCTCAAGCTGTACGGGGTGAGTTACGCGATCGACAGCCTCGGCGACATCTACCTGGCCGGGAAGATCCCGCTCGCGGCGGTCACCGAGGAGGAGATCGACCGGCTGCTCGGGTCGGTCCTGGAGGCGGCGGACGGGTCGTTCAACACCCTGCTGGAACTGGGCTTCGCGAGCGCGATCCGCAAGGAGTACGCGTGGCGGGTGTCCCGGGGGGAGTCGACGCGGAACCTGGACGCGTTCACACATCTGACCGAGCGCTGAAGGCGACTGCCCGCACCCGCTAGCAGCTATCAGCAAGCGGCAACCAGCAACCGCCAACCAGCAACCGCCAACCAGCAACCGCCAACCAGCAACCCTCGTCCTGACCCTTCCCTGCCGTCCCGACGCCATGTCATGCTCACAACTCCATGTGTACACCTGAACAACGTTCATGTATGTGGAGGCGGATCCCATGAAGGACGGTCAAGGCGCCATCGGCAGAAGGGCGTTGCTCAGGAGCGCCATCGTCGTCGCGGCCGGGGTGACGGCGACGGGCGCCGGTCTCGGCGCCGCGGCGGCCGGTGAGCGCAGGCCGCCCGCGCCGCCCCTCCCGAGGGGGCCCAAGTCCTCCCCCCTCTGGCGGGAGTTCACCAGGTCGCCCTACACCCACCCGCAGATCCCGTACGTCGGGAAGGCCGGCCGCCGCGCCGGGGCCACCCGCTTCCCCCGCCTCCCCGTCGTCGCCGACGTGAAGAGGTACGGCGCCCGGGGCGACGGCTCCGTGGACGACGCCCCCGCGATCAACCGTGCCCTCGCCGCTGCCGGAGAGCGTGGCGGGGGCACGGTCACCATCCCGCCGGGGACGTACCGCATCGACGACGTCATCCGGATCGGCCACAGTGACGTCGTCCTGCGCGGCGCGGGCAGCGGGCGCACCAAGCTCCTGGCGACCAGGAACCTCACCGAGATCATCGGCAAGTACGGCAGCCGGTACGGCGGCGACAAGTCCAGCTGGTCGTGGGCCGGCGGCCTC includes these proteins:
- the mshA gene encoding D-inositol-3-phosphate glycosyltransferase; this translates as MSQSVSRIAGVMASPPRLRIPGQSRRPRRIAMLSVHTSPLHQPGTGDAGGMNVYIVELAKRLATLDIEVEIFTRATTGALPPAVELAPGVLVRHVDAGPYEGLAKEELPAQLCAFTHGVMQAWAGQRPGYYDLVHSHYWLSGHVGWLASERWGVPLVHAMHTMAKVKNAALADGDTPEPAARVIGETQIVRAADRLIANTAEEADDLVRFYDADPAKAAVVHPGVNLDCFSPADGRAAARARLGLPQDAFVPLFAGRIQPLKAPDVLLRAVAVLLDQDPSLRTRLVVPVVGGPSGTGLARPEGLQKLAARLGIADVVRFRPPVGQEQLADWFRAASVLVMPSYSESFGLVAIEAQAAGTPVVAAAVGGLPVAVRDGSTGFLVPGHDPAAYARVLREFVDHPQLVDRMGAAATRHAQSFGWDTAASATAEVYTGAVADHRRRGRVHHG
- a CDS encoding YbjN domain-containing protein; protein product: MADASRTHGSRTPSEQHAAQVIERLLGGADLAWESPDPGTYVVTLPGTRKLSTTCSLRVGRHALSVNAFVIRHPDENDEAVHRWLLERNLKLYGVSYAIDSLGDIYLAGKIPLAAVTEEEIDRLLGSVLEAADGSFNTLLELGFASAIRKEYAWRVSRGESTRNLDAFTHLTER